Below is a window of Apis mellifera strain DH4 linkage group LG15, Amel_HAv3.1, whole genome shotgun sequence DNA.
aacaacaataataaataaaagtgaaaaagaaataaatttttaagtcgTGAACGCTTGTTACACGTTTCGTAAGTATGTGGACGCATACTTACGAAACAGGACTGCACTGTCAAAACTTTGTCCCTCATTTGGCGAAAATTGAAAACCTTTGAGGAGAGAAGCATACAACGTTAACTACGGAACTCTTGCCAACGAACagaaggaatattttatgCGAGAATGTTGAGTAACAATTTAGTAGGTCCACCCTTTCACCGCGGCCCATCTCCTCCACACAGGTCTATAGGAATTTTCTGtcaaaaattctctctcttcccgtCGCCCGGCTTCCCTTTTCTCGATTAGGAcacagaagaagaaattattcatgACCGGCCACGTTACAAAACTCGCGTCTTCTTTCTACAATCTcttcaattttgaaacaaGATGTGAGACAACGGATGTAAGTTTTCTCAAGAAGAAAGTTATATATAGAGGGAAAAGCGGATTCGTCGATATTGCAGCGAATCGTTTCGAGCGAATGAGTTTTTTAAAGGTCGTAAATGCATTCGAGTTTCGTCGATTTCGAAAGTTTTACGGTTTGACgtgattttatttagatttacacaaaagatagaaattttctatccAATTGTGCAAACTTATATTAATTGCATTTCAATAATAGTTTGatgtgtatattttaaatacaccttaaaagaaatatttctctaatttatatatttgtattgtgcacatcattttatatatttactttaaaatattttccaatagtaaaaaaaaaaaaaaaaaaattgttttcattcaCTTTGAGATTAGAAAATCATATGatgtacaaatttatttttatttccaaaaatattcaattcatgGCAATATTTCAAGTAAGTTGTATTAGGATAAATactaaaagaattgaaaattaataaaaaatatatattaactaataAATACTAACTATAAAGattatgagaaataaattaggaaaataattaattttagaaaatattaccaatcaattatcaataattaagtaatataaaataaatagcataaaattttacatttatttcaataataaatatgataaagtaAATggtatattcttttaatttaaaattgaattaattttaattattaataaaaatctattaataagaaattgaaaataaaatatatttcaaagtataatcaaataaatcacTATTTAGTATACGTCAATCGGTACACAATCATCCTATTCTCTCTACAATTCAAGCCAGAGTCGCAACTCGCAGCCCCAATGGAATCGAGGGCAAAGGACAAACTCCGGAGACAACTATGACGACAATAAGTCATAGTGATTCCTCTGAGCGAGGATATCTCGGTGTGACTAGACGCGTGCATACCGAATATACCGCAAGGCTAGTCTAAAGAGATAATATTGCCTGCCTCTAGCGAAGTATTGGCATTGGGCCAAAtggaaatagataaaaagCCCGAAGGGTGGCAGAATCATCCCTCTCCATCCCTCTCCACCCATCATCCTTTACCAAACGGACAGATATACATCCGTATACGTACACAGAGGAATATGAGATACGCCACACTTCTATGCGCATCCGTATATATAACGACCAAGTGTGTTATGGTATAAGCTACGGCTCTTTTCCAATGCCAAATTCTATCGATATACCATGAATCCCTGTGTACTCATCGTGATGTTTGCCTTTAGAGACAGATATCGATTGGAGGCCTATTCGTATTAATTTGAATCTCGTttcatatgatttaataacgaGCATATGCGTTATCTCGACAGAGTTATtatcgagattattttttttttatatacggtTCGTAAATATCATCACTGAAAGTTAACCGCATAATTTCCAAACAATGCATGAGAgtagataaattttgaatttccacGGCATTACGCGTAAATTATTACATGGTCTGTTGCACAGCggttttgaattttctttgacctcgttcgaaaattaaacattatttcataCGATAAATGCAACCACGGCATTGCAATATGTGAATAGAAATAACATGTATATATCGGTATAGATATATGATTTTCAATACAGTTACTGTTtggtaattttttatgttatcgGAAGTTGGTGAAGTAATATTAATCCTCCTACCTTTTGACTGAACTCACTCTCATAGATCTGTTTCTCCTTGTCCAACTCAAGGCACACTAAAGTATGCAATCTTTCTTCAGTCATTGTTTCGCCTGTTGCCTTTAATGCTGCTCTGATTCTACTTTCGTTGATCGTCTGTAATGTAAacacgaattttaaatttatgaaactttatatttcaatatttagaaatactaATGTGaactttgtaataatatttaccctTGTCTTTTCTAATTCCCTCTGCAAGTTGCttactttattatacatatgcaAAACAAACAAATCAAAGGTGTTTTCATcaagagtaatttttttttcatgaatattgatattagGAAATAGTATCTGAAGTTCTTCATTAAGATTTTCACGAGCCATTTTGACTTGTTTCCAATAACGCTCTGCCATATTCCCACATTCTATTTCCGtttgatatttcttctttgctTCGTCCACATCAtccataattttcttaatgttTCTTCGGGCAGCTGTTTTCATATGCGATGGCGCATCAAATTTAGGatctttgattaaattatatattttattgagcGATTCCATTGCTTCATTGGCGAGATCTTCTGCTTCTTTAACGGCCTCCTTCTTCTTGTCAGTTGATTCTTTtagtctaaaaatattttaatttattacaaataaataatattaaagaagaagaagaagaaaagttaagagaaaattttatacgcattaaaaaaaaaaatacctgtTCCAAATGGCGCTACCAACAGTGGCATGAAGACTTTCTACAACTCTCATCACATCTTTATTGTAATCTTGAATAACACATATTGCTTTCTGATAAGCTGCGATAGCTTTAGATGCAGCTTCACCGCATGATGTTTCTAATTCCACTAAATTTGCTGGCATTAATTCCTCAGGTACATCCTTAGGAGGCGGCGCAGGTTTTTCGGCAActacaaacataaaaatattttatacgtttatttttatttatttatcgttaaaaaaatttgattataattataataaatttaaaaacctaccaatttcaatttcctctcctttttctttacttATTCTTATTTCAGCATAAGGTTCATTAATAGGTGGTTCCTTCTTATCAATGAGAGGTACAAAAGTTGGCTTTGGTGCTATAGTACACacgtattattgttaaatgttAGTAAGCAAAATAATaactattctaaataaaacaatataaaatacaaaattttattaatttagtaattaaagaaaaaaagaaggaaagaaggaaatagaTTTAGGAATTATTAATAGGGCTCACGTATATAATCTTCAACTTGTGTACAATCTATTCTTTTCTGACCTGTTTGTTTTGATTCTCCTCCAAAAAGGGAACttataattctgaaataacaaaaaataataaattatttacataaaataattcatttttatattcttattattcaactaaaaatttaaatattaaatatataattaaatttacgttTGTTTTAATGTTTCAAAGAATGTACGTATGAATTCAAAGTAGGATGATTCCTCCTGAAAGATGATCTGAATAGTCTTGTCTGTGCCAGGTATCCAACCTTCAAGATTTGCACGAAATTTTGGATCATGTTTTGCATAAAGCAATACACCTGATGCTCCTATTGCCACAGCAGTCAAAGTTAATAGTGTTTTTGTGGTTCCTCTGCTTTTCTccctttaataaatattgttatttacattaaatttatttgataaacgttttgatataaaatataaattttgatataaaaatacaaattatataaattatattttataaatatatatatatatatatgagaaaatttattaaattgatttacaaaaattataattatttacagatTTACCTTTTattctatgatttttattttatttttaaaatttttaaaattttcataattctatattgaattttttttctttttgaaagaaaaaattaaaatttaatgaattcaattataataacacacatataattttgttatacaatatacatattataaaaatgttctcACATTTAAACTTTCAATACCTTTTTGGTGTATCAGTTGAATACTTATGTACCGGTATTCGAGATATAAGTTTGACATCCTTGGAAAACCTAAaatgtacaattataattacaaaattaattttcaagtttttattttcattaattgatttaatattcataatattttatttaattatataatttatatgtatatatgcatttttatttccaatattatcaaactatataataattatataattactatataataattatataataaatctgtaataaacttttacaaaaaaagaaattcatatgaaacatttaaatatgataaaacttgcaaaatcattgaataaaattgattgtaacaacataacctaacctaaacctaaataaaaaattttaagaaattttatatataaaacttttctttaataaactttttttaataaaatattatttatgatcaagataaaaataacaattaaattctttttttttttaaaaaacaattcaaaCAACAAGTGTGACACTCGTAAAAATGTCTTACCAAACAATCGGAAAATTCGTTCACTCACCTACATTCCTGGTCGTATTTAGTTCGTGCACGTGTCTCATAATACCTAGTTGTCAAATACAGTCTGGAGGATCCATTCTTTTTGACCTGAAAGATCAACGGTGGCGATGAAATCGTCTGGAATTATGTAAGCTCCTAAATTTAAGCCATCTTGTCACACGAGGCGGGCAACCTTGGTCTTGTTTGCAGGAATATTCACTGACAACTTGCAAAAACATCGTCATCATGACATGACTACGATTTTTCACGCAGATCACGAGTTATATCTCGTCAGAATAGCAGCAAAcaataacgaaatatttaatatcaatacagGAGACGACGCGACAGTAATGTCTATCAGCACATAGTGAACGACAGTTTTTTCTATAAtctcttcatattttttatcaaattcacGTAACGCAAAACCACCAAATCAGTATGGGTACAATCGCTTACTTTTTACTTACTTTACGTACCCTATTTAGACCGTTGCAcggaaattttaatccaattcgGAACATCTTTCGGGTGGCCGGTCAGGCAGCCAAAGGAAAAAGGGAACGACGGCACAAAACAGCTGGTTACCGACGGAActagaggaaaagaagaatgtTGCGTATTGTTAGTACTGCTATTCGAGGTATGTAATAGAAACTTTTTTAGGAATTCATTAACACtcctaattttatattaaatgataatttagtaACTTCATTGTAAACTGttattcgtttaaattcaataagtcattgtataataattattgcaacTTCATATGTTCTAGGTTATgttcatttaaattgaatagcCATTTTGATTTTCTGACAGAAGGAACATTATGGAATTGTAAACAAGAGCGCGcttattaaatctatatattgaaCTTAACTTAATAGAgcaattaatatcttatagtttaaatcaattttttcatagaattttaattatttgtaatgtaattaatattattatttttgtatttatatttcagcTTTGCATACCAATatcaatttaacaaattctCTTGTTCCTAAACAATTACCTATTACACAATGTATTCAACAAAGATTCTTTGGTGCATTTTCTTCTACAATTCATAATTGGAATAATGTTTCTCATATAAAGCAAAAGCCAGTTCTTgggtatgtatatttaaaacaaattatatatattatataaaaataaattaatattatttagtctcaataatataattaatattcacagTCACATACATGTTAATAATGTTGTACCTTCGACACTAGTACCGACAACAACTTCTGTCAGAacacttataaaatattctagaaaaaaaggtaaaagaaAAACTGTGAAAGCTGTGCTTAAAAGATTCTACAGATTAAATTGGTAAGAGTTTAATAagactttaataattttataatatttattgatatgatatatatttatttataggggTATATGGATTAGAACTTTTGCTGGCcgtcataaaaaattatggaagaaAAGTGCTAAACggcgatataaattaaaacagcATGTTTTCTGTAATGCAAAACAGTCAactttattagataaaatggtaaattattattggagaAGACCACACTATTATGTAGATGATCCTTATACTCCATATCATTCACGTGAAGAGTTTCCTTTCACAAGAAAACAgccaaaagaatattaaataatataacttgtAGAAACTTTGTTggaaaaacttatatttaaaaataaaatatatttatactccaatttccttaaaaaattcactaaaatcactaaaaaaattcatctatgaatatattatattttattttttttaaaataaacataattttcaaaattttcaaaattatttcatatacaatgatatttaatcataaatattatatttaggtttaaaatattaatgatttgtcatttataatgaataaaaatcaattaccgGTTGCTTTCGAAgttgaatcattttttatcatatcacgTGGTTTCCCCTACTACTCAATAACAGAGTGGCGCAATGTGTTCAGTTATATTACTGTACTATACTAGTTGTAGTTCGTCTTTCGTGACGAGtactttatctttttcatttgttggtaatattctcattttttttctctctcgtagAAACCATTCACAACGTGCGTTCCTATCAAACCGACATCTTATCAACGAAAAAAATGCCTTACCGTGGTAAATTACGATTACTTAGTAGAGCTTGCTTCACCTTCAGAAACTCGTGTGCCGAGAAAAGCAACACGCATTTTGCTACTAGTATACCCGGCAGGAATTTCTCTACCAATAGAGCGGTCAACATGAGGTAAATCAAATCTAatccaaaattttaatgaaatagccgaaaatttattaaaatgattaaatataacattttaaataatctaaaatagtCGAATTTCGCGCGACATTTTTGATTGGCCTGTTTTAGATTATTCTGTGCATCTGTTTTCTATGCTTTCATAATTTCGTAAAGTAAAACAGACataatttgctttttttcaataatatatttcataaaatcaaactaaaaaatagaaatacgaTTGCATAAGTTGAATGATTGAACACTGTCTGAAAAAATTAgagtaataaaacaaaaaagtaatatgcagaaaaaaattaattagatttataaaaatatctttagatTTTTATGTCTAATGAACATCTTAATATCTAATGTTAAATCAGTACagattaattatgttaaattaatttataaagaaacaataattaattcgattcaaatatctgaattcattcgattaaatataattatatcatcgaTACTAAGCatctgaatatatatacatacgacATACTATTCGAGCTGAACATAGCTGCTCGACAAATATATCGGTTAAGAAAGGGTTTGTTTAACGTAAATATgaagtcgttttaaaaaaaatgtaataattctaaaatgttatatgtaacaaaaagataaatgtttaaatattttacgattatcTTTAGAAGAACAGTAagtgatataaaattagatacattaatatatatattataataccttgcattttttaagaattctttgacatataatattaatattttaagaatttttgtgattaattattatataactattttaatatatttaatatttatcatataaataaatataatataattaaatttaattataatgaaaattaatcatttataataatagtcaTACTGATTCGAATCtgatattaataagatataatattctttaaatgttgtaataaatgttgtataataaattttttatacattttctgagatatttcatatattttcatataattttctgtaaatggttttctttatttctcaatTGGTCggtataaatcttataaatcgtTAGATGAAATACAGGTGGCAGCAAAATCgctaataaattcatatatgcGAATAATTTGAGATTTATTGTTTCGTATCTTATTTagcaattttttagaatatacatatattttcgttatttaagcaaagattaattttattgattaaaattttttttacgatttcgtATACCatacaattgtaaataaatataaatatttttatctttattttttttttttgaaacttgtTTATCACGTGTAAACACGAGATTAGTTTGTTGTTTGATACTGATAACTTGAAATATACAATCTTacttagatattaaatatgaatattattaattataaatgtgtataaagaaattattttaaatatcctaataaattttttaaaataatatttaatgatatatttaatcatatttaaccTAAATTTTAGGCgcgatcatattttttatttcgtacaaATAGTtgttatcttaattatatttttgtctttttgttacatatttactattttttttaaattcttatttaaaatatcaagtaaaaatattccatatattaaaatatttccaattatattaaattgaagtagaaatatgaaaaaaaattatcattatttttcaaaatatattattttctccgtttaattttctttatttatgaaaattaaaaatttagtagaTTCCCAGTATGACAAattagtatttaaatttagaaagaacttaataaatatatcttatcaaGTCATCAAACAGTATCGATTACTTACTTTTCATACTATATATACAAGTACATACATTTGGTATAATACCGAAGCTTTGAAATATGTCATTTTATTTGGCTATATGTCATTCTATTTGGCTAATAAATGCACAtaagaatgaatttaaaagagttctttcttttaaattcaattattcagtTTTGCAAAGAATATTGCATTGtgaataattatgttaattattatgaataattatattatttattcaataattataaattaaaaatatatttcatcattattttaatctatttatttattcatttattttttattttcatatgtacaactattttataaaagaaatatatttgaattatatttacatcattaatcaaacaatgaaaataattcattttccaataataaatgagtttattatataaatctttaaatgctatttcttatgatttataattagataattatcaatttgattaatattttgattaactttttaaaaattatacgatctatcaatttcaatttctggttaattttctttgatttaatgTAATGATTTTTGATGATGTCAAtgctatcattattttaaatatatatacaatgttatatattttaattttttgattatttttatattaaaatttctcgtttgaaatccaataagaatatatttttaaaatataaatttttttttaaatgaatttaaaaaaattaataagctaagtttaattcataatttttatctattattttaatctatttacaatttattgttcaattcatttaatttattatttattttgttctatttgagagtttgaaaaaataatttttccattattttttaataaaatagaaaaattgtatttaattaatattaaaaaatatatatttaaattaatttggctTAatcagatattaatttattacttataatttattgctatttacttttatttataagtttataaatttaataaattaaatattttacattaaatttatcatttagattattatttattcttaaaatatttattatatttattgtataatattttttacttaatttatatatggattctgttttttatatcataaaataattttcgaattatatttttttatattatttaaacaacagataattttatcataaaatttattgtgattatgattatgattatgattatgattatgattatgatatatttatcaaatttattatatcattttcaataggTTTGTACAATTCACTGGTAAAAATGGTGGTCCTCAACATTTAGGAGTGCAACTTGTCCAAGGTGGTGATATAATCGCAGTTTCGGCAGTAGATTCGAGAATTCCAAatacattgaaaaaatttctcgagggTGGTGACGATTTGTTGAAAAAGGCCAAAAGGTAAgcttaattttatgtaatttgaaATCGAAATGATGTAAAAACTCATTATCAACTTATCATACcacaatattattgttaaaaaaaacgatataaatattattgtcataaaaatgaaaaatatctcgttttaAAACATactaataagttaaaaataatttaactaaaaGAATACGATTGATcactattcgaatatttaaaatgaatattaatttttctttttttttttatatgtgtaataatcatattgagttaaaaaaaaatttttaagtataaaaattctaagaattatttattgaataaataaaatatatttcattagatTCAAAACAGTTAAGacactataaaaatatcgcaaatttacaaatatatgcttgatgattatataataatttgaagtttcatgtactatatttttaataataatttagttgagtattttgaagaaaaaaattgatataattaacatacaattgtaatgtaatgtacaCGCAACTGTcatttatctttatcatttttagcTTTTCAGAAAAAGTTTAATAGTAAACTTAATATCAATAGTAATTTTAACCTATTCGATTTCATAACCCACCATTTTGTTCCCAGGGAAGACGAGGTGAACGTGTTGACTATAATAGAGAGGTTCGTgctatcgaaaaaatttagtGTGAACGAAATTCTCTGTATAccctttaaatttctttaaattaagctTCTATAAGATAGCATTAATTTATTGTGCCTGTCCCTTTCTCTATGTATAATACTGAACAATTCTCCATTGTTCGTACTTACACGTAACGcacatatgatatttatttattctttattttcttcgtaatCTTATTCttagtatataattaaactgtatataagtatatgctaaacaatatattccgaattttcttttgatatacTCGATCTATAATGTACACTTATCAGTATTATATAAAGTCAGTgttatactaatatttttcataaatatctcGTGACTGTTTTAAATCTAccttataatcttataatctttCGCGGCATTAGCATTAAATTCTCATTTTACGTTATCATATACTCTATTAGACGTGTCTTATTTCAGAGAGAAAACTCACAAACCGGACGATAGACGTTTAGAAAGCTCGTTCTTTCACGATCGCTAATTGGCCAGCTCAAAAGGACCGATTCCTGCTATCGATTactcttcttatttataaacgatTATCGTTTAAGCAAACATTGGTGCAGTACACTTTGAATATTAGACGATGTGGAATTTAGGGGTggaatgtaaaaatgtaatatgtgtggaatagtttaaaattctaatttagaataactttgcaaaaattgtaatttcatcaaaatatagaaaattt
It encodes the following:
- the LOC408548 gene encoding MICOS complex subunit Mic60 isoform X1 — encoded protein: MFRIGLKFPCNGLNRVRKVKKNGSSRLYLTTRYYETRARTKYDQECRFSKDVKLISRIPVHKYSTDTPKREKSRGTTKTLLTLTAVAIGASGVLLYAKHDPKFRANLEGWIPGTDKTIQIIFQEESSYFEFIRTFFETLKQTIISSLFGGESKQTGQKRIDCTQVEDYIPPKPTFVPLIDKKEPPINEPYAEIRISKEKGEEIEIVAEKPAPPPKDVPEELMPANLVELETSCGEAASKAIAAYQKAICVIQDYNKDVMRVVESLHATVGSAIWNRLKESTDKKKEAVKEAEDLANEAMESLNKIYNLIKDPKFDAPSHMKTAARRNIKKIMDDVDEAKKKYQTEIECGNMAERYWKQVKMARENLNEELQILFPNINIHEKKITLDENTFDLFVLHMYNKVSNLQRELEKTRTINESRIRAALKATGETMTEERLHTLVCLELDKEKQIYESEFSQKLLEEQKKFDDELRRQLKLQEQVHADHLQETITLKEEEAERNLQRALNEQSEQDSIKHKEQLAVVIGRLRGVEAAFKARMEEEKDATNAQILWSACTALARAIKSGPPGAPIEKIVRPLESEIKAVCKAAPKEDPLVMAAIKGIPVEAAKRGVFPEDILRERFLKVEQVARRLAMVPEEGAALPVYLLSYLQSYLMFKDVCPISRSELEDKPFDVEDLNTFDILNRARYWLDRGDFKMTLRYMNLLKGAPRSVAKDWMNETRILLETQQVVETLLAYAGAMGLMFLGAGDSKCSSKQRLQQTVDRRSWRRRRRKLVRKRRRIAERARRLRKRGARWTYKSIRSAVDRVLGWIVWKDGRSGKGRNGEQVRFEVFLRSITNTSEDKGKMILLVQRDDKS
- the LOC408548 gene encoding MICOS complex subunit Mic60 isoform X6, translated to MFRIGLKFPCNGLNRVRKVKKNGSSRLYLTTRYYETRARTKYDQECRFSKDVKLISRIPVHKYSTDTPKREKSRGTTKTLLTLTAVAIGASGVLLYAKHDPKFRANLEGWIPGTDKTIQIIFQEESSYFEFIRTFFETLKQTIISSLFGGESKQTGQKRIDCTQVEDYIPPKPTFVPLIDKKEPPINEPYAEIRISKEKGEEIEIVAEKPAPPPKDVPEELMPANLVELETSCGEAASKAIAAYQKAICVIQDYNKDVMRVVESLHATVGSAIWNRLKESTDKKKEAVKEAEDLANEAMESLNKIYNLIKDPKFDAPSHMKTAARRNIKKIMDDVDEAKKKYQTEIECGNMAERYWKQVKMARENLNEELQILFPNINIHEKKITLDENTFDLFVLHMYNKVSNLQRELEKTRTINESRIRAALKATGETMTEERLHTLVCLELDKEKQIYESEFSQKLLEEQKKFDDELRRQLKLQEQVHADHLQETITLKEEEAERNLQRALNEQSEQDSIKHKEQLAVVIGRLRGVEAAFKARMEEEKDATNAQILWSACTALARAIKSGPPGAPIEKIVRPLESEIKAVCKAAPKEDPLVMAAIKGIPVEAAKRGVFPEDILRERFLKVEQVARRLAMVPEEGAALPVYLLSYLQSYLMFKDVCPISRSELEDKPFDVEDLNTFDILNRARYWLDRGDFKMTLRYMNLLKGAPRSVAKDWMNETRILLETQQVVETLLAYAGAMGLMFLGAGDSKQKE
- the LOC408548 gene encoding MICOS complex subunit Mic60 isoform X7, translated to MFRIGLKFPCNGLNRVRKVKKNGSSRLYLTTRYYETRARTKYDQECRFSKDVKLISRIPVHKYSTDTPKREKSRGTTKTLLTLTAVAIGASGVLLYAKHDPKFRANLEGWIPGTDKTIQIIFQEESSYFEFIRTFFETLKQTIISSLFGGESKQTGQKRIDCTQVEDYIPPKPTFVPLIDKKEPPINEPYAEIRISKEKGEEIEIVAEKPAPPPKDVPEELMPANLVELETSCGEAASKAIAAYQKAICVIQDYNKDVMRVVESLHATVGSAIWNRLKESTDKKKEAVKEAEDLANEAMESLNKIYNLIKDPKFDAPSHMKTAARRNIKKIMDDVDEAKKKYQTEIECGNMAERYWKQVKMARENLNEELQILFPNINIHEKKITLDENTFDLFVLHMYNKVSNLQRELEKTRTINESRIRAALKATGETMTEERLHTLVCLELDKEKQIYESEFSQKLLEEQKKFDDELRRQLKLQEQVHADHLQETITLKEEEAERNLQRALNEQSEQDSIKHKEQLAVVIGRLRGVEAAFKARMEEEKDATNAQILWSACTALARAIKSGPPGAPIEKIVRPLESEIKAVCKAAPKEDPLVMAAIKGIPVEAAKRGVFPEDILRERFLKVEQVARRLAMVPEEGAALPVYLLSYLQSYLMFKDVCPISRSELEDKPFDVEDLNTFDILNRARYWLDRGDFKMTLRYMNLLKGAPRSVAKDWMNETRILLETQQVVETLLAYAGAMGLMFLGAGDSK